In the genome of Monodelphis domestica isolate mMonDom1 chromosome 2, mMonDom1.pri, whole genome shotgun sequence, one region contains:
- the LOC100023655 gene encoding serum amyloid P-component, with protein MERILSVILILHGLLGAIAQTDMSQQVMVFPKESSDAHVLLIPQEKKPLKNLTVCLRAYTELTRAYSLFSYSTKGKDNELLLFKSKVEEYNLFIGNEKVSFRALLDFGSPVHVCASWESASGIAELWINGKPLVRKGLKKGYSLGAEPKIVLGQDQDSFGGSFDMQQSFVGEIGDIGMWDFVLSPHQINSLYRGETLNANILNWKALDYEIKGYVVIKPQVWS; from the exons atggaaagaatccTGTCTGTGATTTTGATCCTCCATGGTCTCTTGGGAGCTATTGCTCAGACAG ACATGAGTCAGCAAGTAATGGTGTTCCCTAAAGAATCATCTGATGCCCATGTCCTCCTGATCCCTCAGGAAAAGAAGCCACTAAAGAATCTCACTGTGTGCTTGCGTGCCTACACTGAACTCACCCGTGCCTACAGTCTCTTCTCCTATTCAACTAAGGGCAAGGACAATGAACTGCTCCTATTTAAGTCCAAAGTTGAGGAGTACAATCTTTTCATTGGGAATGAAAAAGTTTCTTTCAGAGCCCTTCTGGACTTTGGTTCCCCCGTACATGTTTGTGCAAGTTGGGAGTCAGCTTCAGGCATAGCTGAACTGTGGATAAATGGGAAGCCCCTAGTGAGAAAGGGCCTGAAGAAGGGCTATTCTTTGGGAGCAGAGCCAAAGATTGTCCTGGGGCAAGACCAAGATTCCTTTGGAGGAAGTTTTGACATGCAACAATCCTTTGTAGGAGAAATTGGAGATATAGGTATGTGGGATTTTGTACTTTCCCCACATCAAATTAATTCTTTGTATAGAGGTGAGACTTTGAATGCCAATATTTTAAACTGGAAAGCATTGGATTATGAAATAAAAGGTTATGTGGTCATCAAACCCCAAGTATGGTCTTGA